One part of the Girardinichthys multiradiatus isolate DD_20200921_A chromosome 10, DD_fGirMul_XY1, whole genome shotgun sequence genome encodes these proteins:
- the kctd17 gene encoding BTB/POZ domain-containing protein KCTD5 isoform X8 gives MATTAEDPRAPADVASPSTLLGATQHHHNNNNNNNNNNKDTEAVGGESATSATAVAASEPGGTASQSIGNGSVINPNGGNNSKWVRLNVGGTVFLTTRQTLLKEQTSFLYRLCQQQDLHSDTDETGAYVIDRDPTYFGPILNYLRHGKLVYNKELAEEGVLEEAEFYNITPLIKLIKERIIERDSKATQQVPPKHVYRVLQCQEEELTQMVSTMSDGWKFEQVSVRTCRKPRTGLLWTMVNIGSSYSYGTEDQAEFLCVVSKELHTSGSGLGTEQSHKTKLFQIHGSRM, from the exons ATGGCAACGACCGCAGAAGACCCGCGGGCACCGGCGGACGTCGCGTCGCCGTCCACGCTCCTCGGCGCCACCCAGCACCACcacaacaacaataacaacaacaacaataacaacaaagacACAGAGGCGGTGGGTGGGGAGAGCGCGACCTCCGCCACCGCCGTAGCAGCCTCCGAACCCGGCGGGACGGCGTCGCAGAGCATCGGAAACGGCTCGGTCATCAACCCCAACGGGGGGAACAACAGCAAGTGGGTCCGACTGAACGTCGGCGGAACGGTGTTCCTCACAACGCGGCAGACCCTGCTCAAGGAGCAAACTTCGTTCCTGTACCGGCTGTGCCAGCAGCAGGACCTGCACTCTGACACG GATGAGACCGGAGCCTACGTCATCGACAGAGACCCCACCTACTTTGGTCCCATCCTGAACTACTTGCGGCACGGCAAACTGGTTTACAACAAGGAGCTCGCAGAGGAAG GTGTCCTGGAGGAGGCAGAGTTTTACAACATCACCCCGCTGATCAAGCTGATCAAGGAGAGGATCATAGAGAGGGACTCAAAGGCCACACAG CAGGTACCACCCAAGCACGTCTACAGAGTGCTGCAGTGCCAGGAGGAGGAGCTAACCCAGATGGTCTCCACCATGTCGGACGGCTGGAAGTTTGAGCAGGTCAGCGTGCGCACCTGCAGAAAGCCCCGCACTGGACTGCTCTGGACT ATGGTGAACATCGGCTCCTCGTACAGCTACGGGACAGAGGACCAGGCTGAGTTCCTGTGCGTCGTATCGAAGGAGCTTCACACGTCTGGATCTGGCCTGGGAACAGAGCAGAGCCACAAAACCAAG CTTTTCCAGATCCACGGGTCCCGCATGTAG
- the kctd17 gene encoding BTB/POZ domain-containing protein KCTD5 isoform X6 → MATTAEDPRAPADVASPSTLLGATQHHHNNNNNNNNNNKDTEAVGGESATSATAVAASEPGGTASQSIGNGSVINPNGGNNSKWVRLNVGGTVFLTTRQTLLKEQTSFLYRLCQQQDLHSDTDETGAYVIDRDPTYFGPILNYLRHGKLVYNKELAEEGVLEEAEFYNITPLIKLIKERIIERDSKATQQVPPKHVYRVLQCQEEELTQMVSTMSDGWKFEQMVNIGSSYSYGTEDQAEFLCVVSKELHTSGSGLGTEQSHKTKPPEMQEEEAAKEEEEEEEGERETRPNEWLRE, encoded by the exons ATGGCAACGACCGCAGAAGACCCGCGGGCACCGGCGGACGTCGCGTCGCCGTCCACGCTCCTCGGCGCCACCCAGCACCACcacaacaacaataacaacaacaacaataacaacaaagacACAGAGGCGGTGGGTGGGGAGAGCGCGACCTCCGCCACCGCCGTAGCAGCCTCCGAACCCGGCGGGACGGCGTCGCAGAGCATCGGAAACGGCTCGGTCATCAACCCCAACGGGGGGAACAACAGCAAGTGGGTCCGACTGAACGTCGGCGGAACGGTGTTCCTCACAACGCGGCAGACCCTGCTCAAGGAGCAAACTTCGTTCCTGTACCGGCTGTGCCAGCAGCAGGACCTGCACTCTGACACG GATGAGACCGGAGCCTACGTCATCGACAGAGACCCCACCTACTTTGGTCCCATCCTGAACTACTTGCGGCACGGCAAACTGGTTTACAACAAGGAGCTCGCAGAGGAAG GTGTCCTGGAGGAGGCAGAGTTTTACAACATCACCCCGCTGATCAAGCTGATCAAGGAGAGGATCATAGAGAGGGACTCAAAGGCCACACAG CAGGTACCACCCAAGCACGTCTACAGAGTGCTGCAGTGCCAGGAGGAGGAGCTAACCCAGATGGTCTCCACCATGTCGGACGGCTGGAAGTTTGAGCAG ATGGTGAACATCGGCTCCTCGTACAGCTACGGGACAGAGGACCAGGCTGAGTTCCTGTGCGTCGTATCGAAGGAGCTTCACACGTCTGGATCTGGCCTGGGAACAGAGCAGAGCCACAAAACCAAG CCGCCAGAGATGCAAGAGGAGGAGGCAgcgaaggaggaagaggaggaagaagagggagagagagaaaccAGACCGAATGAGTGGCTTAGAGAATGA
- the kctd17 gene encoding BTB/POZ domain-containing protein KCTD5 isoform X4, producing the protein MATTAEDPRAPADVASPSTLLGATQHHHNNNNNNNNNNKDTEAVGGESATSATAVAASEPGGTASQSIGNGSVINPNGGNNSKWVRLNVGGTVFLTTRQTLLKEQTSFLYRLCQQQDLHSDTDETGAYVIDRDPTYFGPILNYLRHGKLVYNKELAEEGVLEEAEFYNITPLIKLIKERIIERDSKATQQVPPKHVYRVLQCQEEELTQMVSTMSDGWKFEQVSVRTCRKPRTGLLWTMVNIGSSYSYGTEDQAEFLCVVSKELHTSGSGLGTEQSHKTKPPEMQEEEAAKEEEEEEEGERETRPNEWLRE; encoded by the exons ATGGCAACGACCGCAGAAGACCCGCGGGCACCGGCGGACGTCGCGTCGCCGTCCACGCTCCTCGGCGCCACCCAGCACCACcacaacaacaataacaacaacaacaataacaacaaagacACAGAGGCGGTGGGTGGGGAGAGCGCGACCTCCGCCACCGCCGTAGCAGCCTCCGAACCCGGCGGGACGGCGTCGCAGAGCATCGGAAACGGCTCGGTCATCAACCCCAACGGGGGGAACAACAGCAAGTGGGTCCGACTGAACGTCGGCGGAACGGTGTTCCTCACAACGCGGCAGACCCTGCTCAAGGAGCAAACTTCGTTCCTGTACCGGCTGTGCCAGCAGCAGGACCTGCACTCTGACACG GATGAGACCGGAGCCTACGTCATCGACAGAGACCCCACCTACTTTGGTCCCATCCTGAACTACTTGCGGCACGGCAAACTGGTTTACAACAAGGAGCTCGCAGAGGAAG GTGTCCTGGAGGAGGCAGAGTTTTACAACATCACCCCGCTGATCAAGCTGATCAAGGAGAGGATCATAGAGAGGGACTCAAAGGCCACACAG CAGGTACCACCCAAGCACGTCTACAGAGTGCTGCAGTGCCAGGAGGAGGAGCTAACCCAGATGGTCTCCACCATGTCGGACGGCTGGAAGTTTGAGCAGGTCAGCGTGCGCACCTGCAGAAAGCCCCGCACTGGACTGCTCTGGACT ATGGTGAACATCGGCTCCTCGTACAGCTACGGGACAGAGGACCAGGCTGAGTTCCTGTGCGTCGTATCGAAGGAGCTTCACACGTCTGGATCTGGCCTGGGAACAGAGCAGAGCCACAAAACCAAG CCGCCAGAGATGCAAGAGGAGGAGGCAgcgaaggaggaagaggaggaagaagagggagagagagaaaccAGACCGAATGAGTGGCTTAGAGAATGA
- the kctd17 gene encoding BTB/POZ domain-containing protein KCTD5 isoform X7 has product MATTAEDPRAPADVASPSTLLGATQHHHNNNNNNNNNNKDTEAVGGESATSATAVAASEPGGTASQSIGNGSVINPNGGNNSKWVRLNVGGTVFLTTRQTLLKEQTSFLYRLCQQQDLHSDTDETGAYVIDRDPTYFGPILNYLRHGKLVYNKELAEEGVLEEAEFYNITPLIKLIKERIIERDSKATQVPPKHVYRVLQCQEEELTQMVSTMSDGWKFEQMVNIGSSYSYGTEDQAEFLCVVSKELHTSGSGLGTEQSHKTKPPEMQEEEAAKEEEEEEEGERETRPNEWLRE; this is encoded by the exons ATGGCAACGACCGCAGAAGACCCGCGGGCACCGGCGGACGTCGCGTCGCCGTCCACGCTCCTCGGCGCCACCCAGCACCACcacaacaacaataacaacaacaacaataacaacaaagacACAGAGGCGGTGGGTGGGGAGAGCGCGACCTCCGCCACCGCCGTAGCAGCCTCCGAACCCGGCGGGACGGCGTCGCAGAGCATCGGAAACGGCTCGGTCATCAACCCCAACGGGGGGAACAACAGCAAGTGGGTCCGACTGAACGTCGGCGGAACGGTGTTCCTCACAACGCGGCAGACCCTGCTCAAGGAGCAAACTTCGTTCCTGTACCGGCTGTGCCAGCAGCAGGACCTGCACTCTGACACG GATGAGACCGGAGCCTACGTCATCGACAGAGACCCCACCTACTTTGGTCCCATCCTGAACTACTTGCGGCACGGCAAACTGGTTTACAACAAGGAGCTCGCAGAGGAAG GTGTCCTGGAGGAGGCAGAGTTTTACAACATCACCCCGCTGATCAAGCTGATCAAGGAGAGGATCATAGAGAGGGACTCAAAGGCCACACAG GTACCACCCAAGCACGTCTACAGAGTGCTGCAGTGCCAGGAGGAGGAGCTAACCCAGATGGTCTCCACCATGTCGGACGGCTGGAAGTTTGAGCAG ATGGTGAACATCGGCTCCTCGTACAGCTACGGGACAGAGGACCAGGCTGAGTTCCTGTGCGTCGTATCGAAGGAGCTTCACACGTCTGGATCTGGCCTGGGAACAGAGCAGAGCCACAAAACCAAG CCGCCAGAGATGCAAGAGGAGGAGGCAgcgaaggaggaagaggaggaagaagagggagagagagaaaccAGACCGAATGAGTGGCTTAGAGAATGA
- the kctd17 gene encoding BTB/POZ domain-containing protein KCTD5 isoform X5 codes for MATTAEDPRAPADVASPSTLLGATQHHHNNNNNNNNNNKDTEAVGGESATSATAVAASEPGGTASQSIGNGSVINPNGGNNSKWVRLNVGGTVFLTTRQTLLKEQTSFLYRLCQQQDLHSDTDETGAYVIDRDPTYFGPILNYLRHGKLVYNKELAEEGVLEEAEFYNITPLIKLIKERIIERDSKATQVPPKHVYRVLQCQEEELTQMVSTMSDGWKFEQVSVRTCRKPRTGLLWTMVNIGSSYSYGTEDQAEFLCVVSKELHTSGSGLGTEQSHKTKPPEMQEEEAAKEEEEEEEGERETRPNEWLRE; via the exons ATGGCAACGACCGCAGAAGACCCGCGGGCACCGGCGGACGTCGCGTCGCCGTCCACGCTCCTCGGCGCCACCCAGCACCACcacaacaacaataacaacaacaacaataacaacaaagacACAGAGGCGGTGGGTGGGGAGAGCGCGACCTCCGCCACCGCCGTAGCAGCCTCCGAACCCGGCGGGACGGCGTCGCAGAGCATCGGAAACGGCTCGGTCATCAACCCCAACGGGGGGAACAACAGCAAGTGGGTCCGACTGAACGTCGGCGGAACGGTGTTCCTCACAACGCGGCAGACCCTGCTCAAGGAGCAAACTTCGTTCCTGTACCGGCTGTGCCAGCAGCAGGACCTGCACTCTGACACG GATGAGACCGGAGCCTACGTCATCGACAGAGACCCCACCTACTTTGGTCCCATCCTGAACTACTTGCGGCACGGCAAACTGGTTTACAACAAGGAGCTCGCAGAGGAAG GTGTCCTGGAGGAGGCAGAGTTTTACAACATCACCCCGCTGATCAAGCTGATCAAGGAGAGGATCATAGAGAGGGACTCAAAGGCCACACAG GTACCACCCAAGCACGTCTACAGAGTGCTGCAGTGCCAGGAGGAGGAGCTAACCCAGATGGTCTCCACCATGTCGGACGGCTGGAAGTTTGAGCAGGTCAGCGTGCGCACCTGCAGAAAGCCCCGCACTGGACTGCTCTGGACT ATGGTGAACATCGGCTCCTCGTACAGCTACGGGACAGAGGACCAGGCTGAGTTCCTGTGCGTCGTATCGAAGGAGCTTCACACGTCTGGATCTGGCCTGGGAACAGAGCAGAGCCACAAAACCAAG CCGCCAGAGATGCAAGAGGAGGAGGCAgcgaaggaggaagaggaggaagaagagggagagagagaaaccAGACCGAATGAGTGGCTTAGAGAATGA